The following coding sequences are from one Beggiatoa alba B18LD window:
- a CDS encoding slr1659 superfamily regulator, producing MQIKTDDYDITFDATTHVIICKGSLLLSGSDEYAPLLELMNQAAEQPIEELTLDVRGLEFLNSSGINTMTKFVINVRNKKNLQLAVIGYEQVPWQVRLLKNLQRLMPTLTLQLE from the coding sequence ATGCAAATAAAAACCGATGATTATGATATTACGTTTGATGCAACAACTCATGTGATTATCTGTAAAGGTTCGTTGTTGTTGAGTGGCAGTGACGAGTATGCACCTTTGTTGGAGTTGATGAACCAAGCCGCCGAGCAACCCATTGAGGAATTAACACTTGATGTACGAGGGTTAGAGTTTTTAAATAGTTCTGGCATTAATACGATGACCAAATTTGTGATTAATGTTAGAAATAAAAAGAACTTACAGCTAGCGGTGATTGGTTACGAGCAAGTACCTTGGCAAGTGAGGTTATTAAAAAATCTGCAACGTTTAATGCCGACGTTGACCTTACAACTTGAATAG
- a CDS encoding DUF6272 family protein yields MSQFFGDFTDLEEHAEYLVIGFSPTSIPLKQRWRNNGLSADFIADYLQTFFVGNPEKREANNGSYIPAKSKNAVKYIANELLENAMKFNDETASFPTKIAFHLFRDRLIFQVVNSINPDNVEQFQAFITRILNEDPQELYIQQMEANASSEGSKGHSGLGFLSMICDYSATLSWKFDTIEENPPIAIVTTRVSLDVS; encoded by the coding sequence ATGTCCCAATTCTTTGGCGATTTTACTGATTTGGAGGAGCATGCCGAGTATCTCGTCATTGGCTTTTCCCCAACATCAATTCCGTTAAAACAACGGTGGCGGAATAATGGGCTGTCAGCGGATTTTATTGCGGATTATTTGCAAACTTTTTTTGTGGGTAATCCTGAAAAACGTGAAGCGAATAATGGCAGCTATATTCCTGCTAAGAGTAAGAATGCAGTGAAATATATCGCAAATGAGTTATTAGAAAATGCGATGAAGTTTAACGATGAAACAGCGAGTTTTCCGACTAAAATCGCCTTTCATCTTTTCAGAGATCGATTAATTTTCCAAGTGGTTAATAGTATCAATCCTGATAATGTTGAACAATTTCAGGCATTCATCACCAGAATACTGAACGAAGACCCACAAGAATTATATATTCAGCAAATGGAGGCTAATGCGAGTTCTGAAGGAAGCAAAGGACATTCAGGTTTAGGATTCTTAAGCATGATTTGCGACTATTCCGCTACGTTGAGTTGGAAATTCGATACAATAGAGGAAAATCCACCCATCGCTATTGTGACAACCCGAGTTTCTCTTGATGTATCTTAA
- a CDS encoding ATP-binding protein codes for MFTMLALLGVPIILMGYIIINKIIYELNEKLIEKELFIIQQDIISAYNTLKKNGLTNNAEATTQAQIEILKRYQYFKLNETGYFYIINSSGKVVLHPNFEQGSIFNTNYAKQLIQEKRGVIHSRIQDKIYYSVFQDFPAWDWIIVISIAETELFKDRAFYLNFVIIMSFLIFAGVLLLSYLSTRGTTQNIQAILQYLKAIECGDLTNSPPKVTHDEIGMILQGIISMVTRLTSINKQLIDEIQHRYTIETALLEAKESAEKARHAAEAANRAKSTFLANMSHELRTPLNGILGYTQILQRDKNLTSHQIDGIHIIHSSGEYLLTLINDILDLSKIEANQLDLFPLDFNLHEFLQELVHLFQIRAKEKGISFLYEPVTHLPVGVHGDAIRLRQILINLLSNATKFTERGGVTFKVGYYEDKIRFQIEDTGVGIHPHDIENIFIPFQQLGEVTRKTAGTGLGLSITKRLVERMGGQIHLESTIGQGSIFWFAIVLPEATDFKKDHTEIQETIVAYEGNPRTILIIDDKEKNRAILRNLLIPLGFKLTEANNGQEGLAQALQTPPNLILTDLIMPLMDGFEFTHHLRSFTNLENVPIIATSSSVFAQHRQESLKAGCDAFITKPIQQDELLAIIQQLLNIQWVYACHTTKAAGDMPTESEHEILIPCLPTVQLDILYDLAMMGDITGINKQLELIDNRDPHAMSFIEKIRNLAANFQVEEICHLLAPYLNQKS; via the coding sequence ATGTTTACCATGCTTGCATTATTAGGTGTTCCCATTATTTTAATGGGTTACATCATCATTAATAAAATTATTTACGAACTCAATGAAAAATTAATTGAAAAAGAACTTTTCATTATACAACAAGATATTATATCAGCGTATAACACACTTAAAAAAAATGGGCTTACGAATAATGCTGAAGCAACCACGCAAGCACAGATAGAAATTTTAAAACGCTATCAATATTTTAAACTTAATGAAACAGGCTACTTTTATATTATCAATTCGAGTGGAAAAGTTGTTTTACATCCTAATTTTGAGCAAGGAAGTATTTTTAATACTAATTATGCAAAACAGCTTATTCAAGAAAAAAGAGGAGTTATACATAGTCGCATCCAAGACAAAATTTATTATAGTGTTTTTCAAGATTTTCCTGCTTGGGATTGGATTATTGTCATCAGTATTGCGGAGACAGAACTATTTAAAGATCGTGCGTTTTATTTAAACTTTGTCATTATAATGAGTTTTCTTATTTTTGCAGGCGTATTGTTATTATCGTACCTTTCTACACGAGGAACAACTCAGAACATACAAGCCATTTTACAATACTTAAAAGCAATTGAATGTGGTGACTTAACCAATTCACCACCTAAAGTCACCCATGATGAAATTGGGATGATTTTACAAGGCATTATTTCTATGGTAACTCGCTTAACTAGCATCAATAAACAACTCATCGATGAAATTCAACATCGTTATACCATAGAAACTGCCTTATTAGAGGCAAAAGAATCTGCAGAAAAAGCCCGCCATGCCGCAGAAGCAGCTAACCGAGCCAAGAGTACATTCCTTGCCAATATGAGCCATGAATTGCGTACCCCACTTAATGGTATTTTAGGCTACACCCAAATTTTACAAAGAGATAAAAATTTAACCTCGCATCAAATTGATGGCATTCACATTATCCACAGCAGCGGTGAATACTTACTCACACTGATTAATGACATTTTAGACCTTTCTAAAATAGAAGCGAATCAACTCGATTTATTTCCCCTTGATTTCAACTTACATGAATTTTTACAAGAGCTAGTCCATTTATTCCAAATCCGTGCGAAAGAAAAAGGCATCAGCTTTTTATATGAACCTGTGACCCATTTACCTGTTGGCGTTCATGGTGATGCCATTCGATTACGTCAAATTCTCATCAATTTATTGAGCAATGCGACAAAATTTACAGAGCGAGGCGGTGTCACCTTTAAGGTTGGCTACTATGAAGACAAAATCCGTTTTCAAATTGAAGATACTGGCGTTGGTATTCATCCCCATGATATAGAAAACATTTTTATTCCTTTCCAACAATTAGGGGAAGTAACCCGAAAAACGGCAGGCACAGGATTAGGATTATCAATTACGAAACGTCTTGTTGAAAGAATGGGCGGTCAGATTCACTTAGAAAGCACTATAGGACAAGGAAGTATTTTCTGGTTTGCCATTGTGTTACCTGAAGCGACCGATTTTAAAAAAGACCATACTGAAATACAAGAAACCATTGTTGCCTATGAAGGTAATCCCCGTACCATTTTAATTATTGACGATAAAGAAAAGAATCGAGCTATTCTACGTAATCTATTAATTCCTTTAGGGTTTAAACTTACCGAAGCAAACAATGGACAAGAAGGGCTTGCACAAGCATTACAAACGCCACCTAATTTAATCCTCACTGATTTAATCATGCCGTTAATGGATGGGTTTGAATTTACACATCATCTCCGCTCTTTTACCAATCTTGAAAACGTGCCAATTATCGCAACCTCTTCAAGTGTTTTTGCACAACATCGTCAGGAAAGTTTAAAAGCGGGATGCGATGCATTTATTACTAAACCTATTCAACAAGATGAACTACTCGCAATTATTCAGCAATTATTAAACATTCAATGGGTTTATGCTTGTCACACAACTAAAGCCGCAGGGGATATGCCGACTGAAAGTGAACATGAAATTTTAATTCCCTGCTTACCAACTGTACAGCTTGATATTCTTTATGATTTAGCAATGATGGGAGATATTACTGGCATTAATAAACAACTAGAATTAATCGATAATCGCGACCCTCATGCAATGAGTTTTATCGAAAAAATCCGTAATCTAGCAGCTAATTTTCAAGTTGAAGAAATCTGTCATCTACTTGCCCCTTATTTAAATCAAAAGTCTTAA